In Actinomyces radicidentis, one genomic interval encodes:
- a CDS encoding sugar transferase, with the protein MSLLQTSHQAPSGAQRTARRASAAAMEDPALLRRSWRSYRRRLRAWLVVQDLVLAMVPAAAIALAVAGTPSDAQWVLGTNALLVVMTWACGTMSEDVLGEATTGWRRTLSALPVTVMGALLVAQVLGTLVPWYATLVVAPLGALAIIVGRIAEQSFLRRARMDGHGLRRALVVVGDGGEGMIHQMRLHPGDGYLVVGAVCGSTRPAADVALPRILGKPSQLHDLIIGHDIDVVLAVGAVHPSDQTAALRGVEGTDARFIVMPGLSHVAPERMHALPSAAAWTGAVEVTPRQALGMGKRVVDLVVGGILTLIALLIIVPAGIAVKMTDGGPAFYTQKRIGKDGIPFTMFKLRSMYVDADARRAAVLAEMQDKGEGNEVLFKSADDPRITPVGKFIRRFSIDELPQIFNVMLGDMSLIGPRPALAEEVAKYDAEARRRLLVRPGMTGLWQVSGRSDLSWERTVELDGHYVDNASPALDLHIASATAKAVLGGKGAY; encoded by the coding sequence ATGTCCCTCCTTCAGACCTCGCACCAGGCGCCCTCAGGCGCGCAGCGCACCGCACGCCGTGCGAGCGCCGCCGCGATGGAGGACCCCGCGCTGCTGCGCCGCTCGTGGCGCAGCTACCGCCGCCGTCTGCGGGCGTGGCTCGTCGTGCAGGACCTCGTCCTGGCGATGGTCCCCGCGGCCGCCATCGCCCTCGCCGTCGCCGGCACCCCCTCCGACGCCCAGTGGGTGCTCGGCACCAACGCGCTCCTCGTGGTCATGACCTGGGCCTGCGGCACCATGAGCGAGGACGTCCTCGGCGAGGCCACCACCGGCTGGCGCCGGACCCTCTCCGCGCTGCCCGTCACCGTCATGGGCGCGCTCCTCGTCGCCCAGGTCCTCGGCACCCTTGTCCCGTGGTACGCGACCCTCGTCGTCGCACCGCTCGGCGCACTCGCGATCATCGTCGGCCGCATCGCCGAGCAGTCCTTCCTCCGCCGCGCCCGTATGGACGGACACGGCCTGCGCCGCGCGCTCGTCGTCGTCGGCGACGGCGGCGAGGGGATGATCCACCAGATGCGCCTGCACCCGGGCGACGGCTACCTCGTCGTCGGCGCGGTGTGCGGTTCCACGCGTCCCGCCGCGGACGTCGCCCTCCCCCGGATCCTCGGCAAGCCCAGTCAGCTCCACGACCTCATCATCGGTCACGACATCGACGTCGTCCTCGCCGTCGGCGCGGTCCACCCCTCGGACCAGACCGCCGCGCTGCGCGGCGTCGAGGGCACGGACGCCCGCTTCATCGTCATGCCGGGCCTGTCCCACGTGGCCCCCGAGCGCATGCACGCCCTGCCCTCGGCCGCCGCCTGGACCGGCGCCGTCGAGGTCACCCCCCGCCAGGCCCTGGGCATGGGCAAGCGCGTCGTCGACCTCGTCGTCGGCGGCATCCTCACCCTCATCGCCCTCCTCATCATCGTCCCCGCGGGCATCGCGGTGAAGATGACCGACGGCGGCCCCGCCTTCTACACGCAGAAGCGCATCGGCAAGGACGGCATCCCCTTCACCATGTTCAAGCTCCGCTCCATGTACGTCGACGCCGACGCCCGCCGCGCCGCCGTCCTCGCGGAGATGCAGGACAAGGGCGAGGGCAACGAGGTCCTCTTCAAGTCCGCCGACGACCCGCGCATCACGCCCGTCGGCAAGTTCATCCGTCGCTTCTCGATCGATGAGCTCCCCCAGATCTTCAACGTCATGCTCGGTGACATGTCGCTCATCGGTCCGCGCCCCGCGCTGGCCGAGGAGGTCGCCAAGTACGACGCGGAGGCGCGCCGTCGCCTCCTGGTGCGCCCCGGTATGACCGGCCTCTGGCAGGTCTCGGGCCGCTCCGACCTGTCCTGGGAGAGGACGGTCGAGCTCGACGGGCACTACGTCGACAACGCCTCCCCCGCACTCGATCTCCACATCGCCTCCGCGACCGCCAAGGCCGTGCTGGGCGGAAAGGGCGCCTACTGA
- a CDS encoding adenylyltransferase/cytidyltransferase family protein produces the protein MITGYVPGGFDMLHIGHLNILREAAKRCDRLIAGVATDESLYAQKNRYPVISFDERIQIVGALRMVDLAVPDTSQDKRLAWQANHFDVIFKGSDWQGTAKGERLEAEMAEVGAEVVYMPYTLSTSSTMLREAITAGLTA, from the coding sequence ATGATCACCGGTTACGTTCCCGGCGGCTTCGACATGCTCCACATCGGCCACCTCAACATCCTGCGGGAGGCCGCGAAGCGCTGCGACCGCCTCATCGCCGGTGTCGCGACGGACGAGTCGCTGTACGCCCAGAAGAACCGGTACCCGGTCATCAGCTTCGACGAGCGCATCCAGATCGTCGGCGCGCTGCGCATGGTCGACCTCGCCGTCCCGGACACGTCCCAGGACAAGCGCCTCGCCTGGCAGGCCAACCACTTCGACGTCATCTTCAAGGGCTCGGACTGGCAGGGCACCGCCAAGGGCGAGCGCCTCGAGGCCGAGATGGCCGAGGTCGGCGCCGAGGTCGTCTACATGCCCTACACGCTCTCGACCTCCTCGACGATGCTTCGCGAGGCGATCACGGCGGGCCTCACCGCCTGA
- a CDS encoding helix-turn-helix domain-containing protein, whose protein sequence is MASAPSSPNLTDTELQVARLAAQGWRNKEIAGELYMAVRTVELRLTGVYRALGISSRKDLAQALADAHLMED, encoded by the coding sequence GTGGCGAGCGCGCCGTCCTCGCCGAACCTCACCGACACCGAGCTCCAGGTCGCCCGCCTCGCGGCGCAGGGCTGGCGCAACAAGGAGATCGCCGGCGAGCTCTACATGGCCGTGCGCACCGTCGAGCTGCGCCTCACGGGCGTGTACCGGGCGCTGGGCATCTCGAGCCGCAAGGACCTCGCCCAGGCTCTCGCCGACGCCCATCTCATGGAGGACTGA
- a CDS encoding ribose-phosphate diphosphokinase, with amino-acid sequence MTGIITNGEKRLVIVSGRAHPGLAQQVAGELGTEVLSSTAYDFANGETYVRFNESVRGCDAFVMQSHGDRVNDWLMEQLIMVDALKRASAKRITVVAPFFPYARQDKKHLGREPISARLVADLYKTAGADRIMSVDLHTAQEQGFFDGPWDHLWAQPVLVEYIRGRVDPANTTVVSPDAGRIRVAERWAHSLGDTPLAFVHKTRDVTRPNESVANRVVGDVAGRSCVLVDDMIDTGGTIAKAVKVLLDSGAKDVIVAATHGVLSGPAVERLSTCGAREVVVTDTLPIPEQKRFEQLTILPIAPLLAEAVKAVFDEGSVTRLFESAGV; translated from the coding sequence ATGACGGGCATCATCACCAACGGCGAGAAGCGGCTGGTCATCGTCTCCGGACGGGCCCACCCGGGGCTCGCGCAGCAGGTGGCCGGTGAGCTGGGCACGGAGGTCCTGTCCTCGACGGCCTACGACTTCGCGAACGGTGAGACCTACGTCCGCTTCAACGAGTCGGTGCGCGGCTGCGACGCCTTCGTCATGCAGTCCCACGGGGACCGCGTCAACGACTGGCTCATGGAGCAGCTCATCATGGTCGACGCCCTCAAGCGCGCCTCGGCCAAGCGCATCACGGTCGTCGCTCCCTTCTTCCCCTACGCCCGCCAGGACAAGAAGCACCTCGGCCGTGAGCCCATCAGCGCCCGCCTCGTCGCGGACCTCTACAAGACGGCCGGCGCGGACCGCATCATGAGCGTGGACCTCCACACGGCCCAGGAGCAGGGCTTCTTCGACGGTCCCTGGGACCACCTGTGGGCCCAGCCCGTCCTCGTTGAGTACATCCGCGGCCGCGTCGACCCCGCCAACACGACGGTGGTCTCCCCGGACGCCGGCCGTATCCGCGTCGCCGAGCGCTGGGCGCACTCCCTGGGCGACACCCCTCTCGCCTTCGTCCACAAGACCCGCGACGTCACCCGCCCGAACGAGTCCGTCGCCAACCGCGTCGTCGGCGACGTCGCAGGCCGCTCCTGCGTCCTCGTCGACGACATGATCGACACCGGCGGCACCATCGCCAAGGCCGTCAAGGTCCTCCTCGACTCGGGCGCCAAGGACGTCATCGTGGCGGCCACGCACGGCGTGCTCTCCGGTCCCGCCGTCGAGCGCCTGTCAACCTGCGGCGCCCGCGAGGTCGTCGTCACCGACACCCTGCCGATCCCCGAGCAGAAGCGCTTCGAGCAGCTCACGATCCTCCCGATCGCGCCGCTTCTGGCCGAGGCCGTCAAGGCCGTCTTCGACGAGGGCTCGGTGACGAGGCTCTTCGAGTCGGCCGGCGTCTGA
- a CDS encoding bifunctional N-acetylglucosamine-1-phosphate uridyltransferase/glucosamine-1-phosphate acetyltransferase codes for MASTTPAAVIVMAAGKGTRMRSATPKVLHRIGGRSLLDHAVTAARGLRPEHLVVVVRHERDAVVAHLADVAPDAVPADQDEVPGTGRAVACGLAALPEDLDGAVVVTSGDVPLLDTTTLEALVAQHEERGDAVTLLTTELEDPTGYGRVIRGEDGTVTAIVEHRDATEAQRAVREINAGVYVFDAAHLREALASLGTDNDQGEVYLTDVVARAHDAGLSTSALVATDHWLVEGCNDRAQLAELGAELNRRVLARWMEQGVGVTAPQSTWVDVTAELARDVQLEPGVLVRGTTRIGEGTRVGAYAVLTDVEIPAGAVVAPFAQLDGDAPASTAGER; via the coding sequence GTGGCTTCCACCACCCCCGCCGCCGTCATCGTCATGGCCGCCGGCAAGGGCACCCGCATGCGCTCCGCCACCCCGAAGGTCCTCCACCGCATCGGGGGGCGGAGTCTCCTGGACCACGCCGTCACGGCGGCCCGCGGCCTGCGCCCCGAGCACCTCGTCGTCGTCGTCCGCCACGAGCGCGACGCCGTCGTCGCCCACCTCGCCGACGTCGCCCCCGACGCCGTCCCCGCGGACCAGGACGAGGTCCCGGGCACCGGCCGGGCCGTCGCCTGCGGGCTCGCCGCCCTGCCGGAGGACCTCGACGGCGCCGTCGTCGTCACTTCCGGGGACGTCCCCCTCCTCGACACCACCACCCTCGAGGCGCTCGTCGCCCAGCACGAGGAGCGCGGCGACGCCGTCACCCTGCTCACCACCGAGCTCGAGGACCCCACCGGCTACGGTCGCGTCATCCGCGGCGAGGACGGCACCGTCACGGCGATCGTCGAGCACCGCGACGCCACCGAGGCGCAGCGCGCCGTCCGCGAGATCAACGCCGGCGTCTACGTCTTCGACGCCGCCCACCTGCGCGAAGCCCTCGCCTCCCTCGGCACCGACAACGACCAGGGCGAGGTCTACCTCACCGACGTCGTCGCCCGCGCCCACGACGCGGGCCTGTCCACGAGCGCCCTCGTCGCCACCGACCACTGGCTCGTCGAGGGCTGCAACGACCGCGCCCAGCTCGCCGAGCTCGGCGCCGAGCTCAACCGCCGCGTCCTCGCCCGCTGGATGGAGCAGGGCGTCGGCGTCACCGCACCGCAGTCCACCTGGGTGGACGTGACCGCCGAGCTGGCGCGCGACGTCCAGCTCGAGCCGGGTGTCCTGGTCCGCGGAACCACCCGGATCGGCGAGGGCACCCGCGTGGGCGCCTACGCCGTCCTGACCGACGTCGAGATCCCGGCGGGCGCCGTCGTCGCGCCCTTCGCCCAGCTCGACGGAGACGCTCCCGCGTCCACCGCGGGGGAGCGCTGA
- a CDS encoding TetR/AcrR family transcriptional regulator, producing the protein MTAKASKRTRMSAGERREQLIAVARGLFAEKGFDATSIEEIASRAKVSKPVVYEHFGGKEGLYAVIVDRELMTISTTITASLRSSTSASASIIVERAALALLTYIEDSPDGFRILSSGSDRSAGTYSTLLADVAIQVSGLLASQFSAHGLDPRTAPLYAQMLVGIVAMPSQWWLENRTMTKEEVAAHMVNLAWNGLRAMEPAPVLRDGGADGD; encoded by the coding sequence ATGACGGCCAAGGCGAGCAAGCGGACGAGGATGAGCGCCGGCGAGCGGCGCGAGCAGCTCATCGCGGTGGCGCGGGGCCTCTTCGCCGAGAAGGGCTTCGACGCGACGAGCATCGAGGAGATCGCCTCGCGGGCGAAGGTCTCCAAGCCGGTCGTCTACGAGCACTTCGGGGGCAAGGAGGGCCTGTACGCGGTCATCGTCGACCGCGAGCTCATGACCATCTCGACGACGATCACGGCGTCGCTGCGCTCCTCGACCTCGGCCTCGGCCTCGATCATCGTGGAGCGGGCGGCCCTGGCGCTGCTCACCTACATCGAGGACTCCCCGGACGGCTTCCGGATCCTCTCGTCGGGCTCGGACCGCTCGGCGGGCACGTACTCGACGCTGCTCGCCGACGTCGCCATCCAGGTCTCGGGGCTGCTGGCGTCGCAGTTCTCCGCGCACGGGCTCGACCCGCGCACGGCGCCCCTCTACGCGCAGATGCTCGTCGGGATCGTCGCCATGCCCTCCCAGTGGTGGCTGGAGAACCGGACGATGACGAAGGAGGAGGTCGCCGCGCACATGGTGAACCTCGCCTGGAACGGGCTGCGCGCCATGGAGCCGGCCCCGGTCCTGCGCGACGGCGGCGCCGACGGGGACTGA
- a CDS encoding Coenzyme F420 hydrogenase/dehydrogenase, beta subunit C-terminal domain, whose product MPNASQTTVASRIEDVVRTMRCSGCGLCAQYEGVTMALDDGGYMRPVIATDSRTRTMTAPRELALFDGSCPGVTVEAQRPEDAQRHPVIGPYQGIWAAHSTDPEARFNGSSGGVLTTIARFLVDTGRQSTVVGARADESDPSRTRTVQTSDASEVTSLAGSRYAPVSNASAPDALRSSTVFIGKPCEAQAVRRMSSANGGEAPVILSFFCAGTPRQDATDELLDELGAHRPLESMWYRGHGWPGSFTANGQDGGSVSVSYSDSWGAALGPTVQWRCRLCADGVGEYSDVTAADYWESTPEGYPDFAEKDGVSALIARTRRGYEIVQEAVAAGVIAVEPLEPDALAEVQPYQVSRRQYLPARLAASRTMGVTPPRVRGFGLSRMAVKDPKGLWQQYRGSMSRLRRKFGVEPPWLRGRD is encoded by the coding sequence ATGCCGAACGCCTCCCAGACCACCGTCGCGTCCCGCATCGAGGACGTCGTCCGGACCATGCGCTGCTCGGGCTGCGGCCTGTGCGCCCAGTACGAGGGCGTCACCATGGCCCTCGACGACGGCGGCTACATGCGGCCCGTCATCGCCACGGACTCCCGGACGCGCACCATGACGGCCCCGCGCGAGCTCGCCCTCTTCGACGGCTCCTGCCCCGGCGTGACCGTCGAGGCCCAGCGCCCGGAGGACGCCCAGCGGCACCCGGTCATCGGCCCCTACCAGGGGATCTGGGCCGCGCACTCGACCGACCCGGAGGCCCGCTTCAACGGCTCCTCCGGCGGCGTCCTCACGACGATCGCGCGCTTCCTCGTCGACACGGGTCGCCAGAGCACCGTCGTCGGCGCCCGCGCCGACGAGTCCGACCCCTCACGCACCCGCACCGTCCAGACGAGCGACGCCTCCGAGGTCACCAGCCTCGCCGGCTCCCGCTACGCCCCGGTGTCCAACGCCTCCGCCCCCGACGCCCTGCGCTCCTCGACCGTCTTCATCGGCAAGCCCTGCGAGGCGCAGGCGGTGCGCCGCATGTCGAGCGCGAACGGCGGGGAGGCGCCCGTCATCCTGTCCTTCTTCTGCGCCGGAACCCCGCGTCAGGACGCCACGGACGAGCTCCTCGACGAGCTCGGCGCCCACCGACCGCTGGAGTCCATGTGGTACCGCGGCCACGGCTGGCCGGGCTCCTTCACCGCCAACGGCCAGGACGGCGGGTCCGTCTCCGTGTCCTACTCCGACTCGTGGGGCGCCGCCCTCGGCCCGACCGTTCAGTGGCGCTGCCGCCTGTGCGCCGACGGCGTCGGCGAGTACTCCGACGTCACGGCCGCCGACTACTGGGAGTCCACTCCCGAGGGCTACCCGGACTTCGCCGAGAAGGACGGCGTGAGCGCCCTCATCGCCCGCACCCGCCGCGGCTACGAGATCGTCCAGGAGGCCGTCGCGGCCGGCGTCATCGCCGTCGAGCCCCTCGAGCCCGACGCCCTCGCCGAGGTCCAGCCCTACCAGGTCTCCCGCCGCCAGTACCTGCCCGCACGCCTGGCCGCCTCCCGCACCATGGGCGTCACCCCGCCCAGGGTCCGCGGCTTCGGCCTGAGCCGCATGGCCGTCAAGGACCCCAAGGGCCTGTGGCAGCAGTACCGCGGCTCCATGTCCCGGCTCCGCCGCAAGTTCGGCGTCGAGCCGCCGTGGCTCCGCGGCCGCGACTGA
- a CDS encoding ABC-F family ATP-binding cassette domain-containing protein gives MAHLIGLESIRIMVGSRVLLDDVTLGIEDGTRVGVLGPNGAGKSTLLAAMAGAREVDAGRVTRAGGTRVAMLSQTDDFAPRATVRTAVHGDAPEHTWASDPAVRDIHAGLLADLDLDAEVATLSGGQRRRVALAAVLTADAQVVILDEPTNHLDVEGVDWLARHLGARFAGRRADTGALVTVTHDRWFLDAICTNVWEVVPGVDPGNGRPQVPGSIETYDGGYAAYVLARAERARQAAVAAEKRENLLRKELAWLRRGAPARTSKPRFRIDAAEALIADVPPPRDTVELMAMATARLGKKVLDLEDVTVRYPLHRADPSAGEREVLRKVTWRLAPGERVGVVGVNGAGKTTLLRLLEGVQEPTEGRVVRGKTVQVATLSQSTHEIDALTDLRVVEAVAMVGEHVMVGGKELTAAQLVERLGFTRQRAWTRVGEVSGGERRRLQLLRLLMTEPNVLLLDEPTNDLDTDTLAAVEDILDSFPGTLVVVSHDRYLLERVTDHQVALLGDGSVRDLPGGVEQYLELRRAAEAERSGGPAPRATGSSAGGGAPSDGAPGSASSGLTGAERREAQKNLARVERRMDKAARAVERLHARMEEVSADPARVGELVELGRELAAAEAEKDDLEAEWLAAAEVLEG, from the coding sequence ATGGCGCACCTCATCGGGCTCGAGTCCATCCGCATCATGGTGGGCTCGCGCGTCCTCCTCGACGACGTCACCCTCGGCATCGAGGACGGCACCCGCGTCGGCGTCCTCGGGCCCAACGGAGCCGGCAAGTCCACGCTGCTCGCCGCGATGGCGGGCGCCCGCGAGGTCGACGCCGGCCGCGTCACCCGCGCCGGCGGCACCCGCGTCGCCATGCTCTCCCAGACCGACGACTTCGCCCCCCGCGCCACCGTGCGCACCGCCGTCCACGGCGACGCCCCCGAGCACACCTGGGCCTCCGACCCGGCCGTGCGCGACATCCACGCCGGGCTGCTCGCCGACCTCGACCTCGATGCCGAGGTGGCCACCCTCTCCGGCGGGCAGCGGCGCCGCGTCGCGCTCGCGGCCGTCCTCACGGCCGACGCGCAGGTCGTCATCCTCGACGAGCCCACGAACCACCTCGACGTCGAGGGCGTCGACTGGCTCGCCCGGCACCTGGGCGCCCGCTTCGCCGGCCGCCGCGCCGACACCGGCGCCCTCGTCACCGTCACCCACGACCGCTGGTTCCTCGACGCCATCTGCACCAACGTCTGGGAGGTCGTCCCCGGCGTCGACCCCGGCAACGGCCGCCCCCAGGTGCCCGGCTCCATCGAGACCTACGACGGCGGCTACGCGGCCTACGTCCTCGCCCGCGCCGAGCGCGCCCGCCAGGCCGCCGTCGCTGCCGAGAAGCGCGAGAACCTCCTGCGCAAGGAGCTCGCCTGGCTGCGCCGCGGCGCCCCCGCCCGCACCTCCAAGCCCCGCTTCCGCATCGACGCCGCCGAGGCCCTCATCGCCGACGTGCCGCCCCCGCGCGACACCGTCGAGCTCATGGCCATGGCCACGGCCCGCCTCGGCAAGAAGGTCCTCGACCTCGAGGACGTCACCGTCCGCTACCCGCTCCACCGCGCGGACCCGTCCGCCGGTGAGCGGGAGGTCCTGCGCAAGGTGACCTGGCGCCTCGCCCCGGGCGAGCGCGTCGGCGTCGTCGGCGTCAACGGCGCCGGCAAGACGACCCTCCTGCGCCTCCTCGAGGGCGTCCAGGAGCCGACGGAGGGTCGGGTCGTGCGCGGGAAGACCGTCCAGGTCGCCACCCTGTCCCAGTCCACGCACGAGATCGACGCCCTCACGGACCTGCGGGTCGTCGAGGCGGTCGCCATGGTCGGAGAGCACGTCATGGTGGGCGGCAAGGAGCTCACCGCCGCCCAGCTCGTCGAGCGCCTCGGCTTCACCCGCCAGCGCGCCTGGACCCGCGTGGGCGAGGTCTCCGGCGGCGAGCGCCGACGCCTCCAGCTCCTGCGGCTGCTCATGACCGAGCCGAACGTCCTGCTCCTCGACGAGCCGACGAACGACCTCGACACCGACACCCTCGCCGCCGTCGAGGACATCCTCGACTCCTTCCCCGGCACCCTCGTCGTCGTCTCCCACGACCGCTACCTCCTCGAGCGAGTCACCGACCACCAGGTCGCGCTCCTGGGCGACGGCTCGGTGCGCGACCTGCCCGGGGGAGTGGAGCAGTACCTCGAGCTGCGCCGCGCCGCCGAGGCCGAGCGCTCCGGGGGCCCCGCCCCTCGGGCGACCGGCTCCTCGGCCGGGGGCGGCGCCCCGTCCGACGGCGCGCCCGGCTCCGCGTCGAGCGGCCTCACCGGCGCTGAGCGCCGCGAGGCCCAGAAGAACCTCGCCCGCGTCGAGCGGCGCATGGACAAGGCAGCCCGCGCCGTCGAGCGCCTCCACGCCCGCATGGAGGAGGTCTCCGCAGACCCCGCCCGCGTCGGCGAGCTCGTCGAGCTCGGGCGCGAGCTCGCGGCCGCCGAGGCCGAGAAGGACGACCTCGAGGCCGAGTGGCTCGCGGCCGCCGAGGTCCTCGAGGGCTGA